From a region of the Tenggerimyces flavus genome:
- a CDS encoding DUF1015 family protein, whose product MTSSATDAAARADSGPRGLALHPFRGLRFAADRVGDLAAVTSPPYDMLDAETVAALRATAQHNVVRLILPRDTNPGAGLDQTGRYRQAGTTFRGWRRDGVLVTDSRPGLYVYEQAGAVRQRGLIGALGLREPEERIVLPHEDVQPGPVADRLALMQACEANLEPILLVYDGGGAASEVVELTAADEPLFTVRTDDGIEHRLWPVTSPSSLAAIAADLLPRQALIADGHHRYATYRKLRDEHRKAGAGMGPWDSGLALLVDQTAYPLRVSAIHRTVAGLPLDKAVSALSVDFAAVDFGSDTSAARSALAASCGREPGFLCTDGSSWVLLRGGAYVGPEPELDIEVLRLTLERRLGLDDAQVGYAHDEPSALRAAHRGGGVAILVNPVDVATVQRVAQSGGRMPRKSTSFGPKPRTGFVMRAFHEDADS is encoded by the coding sequence GTGACCAGTTCCGCGACCGACGCCGCTGCTCGAGCCGACTCCGGACCGCGAGGCTTGGCTCTCCACCCGTTCCGCGGCCTGCGGTTCGCCGCTGACCGGGTCGGCGATCTGGCTGCCGTGACCTCGCCTCCGTACGACATGCTCGACGCTGAGACAGTCGCGGCGTTGCGAGCCACCGCGCAGCACAACGTGGTCCGTCTCATCCTCCCACGCGACACCAACCCTGGCGCTGGCCTAGATCAGACAGGTCGGTACCGCCAGGCAGGCACGACCTTCCGCGGATGGCGGCGCGATGGCGTGCTGGTGACGGACTCGCGGCCGGGGCTCTACGTGTACGAGCAGGCCGGTGCCGTCCGCCAGCGCGGGCTGATCGGCGCGCTCGGGTTGCGCGAGCCGGAGGAGCGGATCGTGCTGCCGCACGAGGACGTGCAGCCGGGTCCGGTGGCGGACCGGCTGGCACTGATGCAGGCGTGCGAGGCGAACCTCGAGCCGATCCTGCTCGTCTACGACGGCGGGGGAGCGGCGAGCGAGGTGGTGGAGCTGACGGCAGCTGACGAGCCGCTGTTCACGGTGCGGACGGACGACGGCATCGAGCACCGGCTGTGGCCCGTGACCTCACCGTCGTCTTTGGCCGCGATCGCCGCCGATCTGTTGCCTCGGCAGGCGTTGATCGCCGATGGGCACCACAGGTACGCGACCTATCGGAAGTTGCGGGACGAGCATCGGAAGGCTGGTGCGGGCATGGGGCCGTGGGACTCCGGGCTGGCGCTGCTCGTCGACCAGACCGCGTACCCGCTGCGGGTCAGCGCGATCCACCGCACTGTGGCGGGGCTGCCCCTGGACAAGGCGGTGTCAGCGCTGTCGGTCGACTTCGCTGCTGTCGACTTCGGCTCCGACACTTCCGCCGCCCGCTCGGCCCTGGCGGCGAGTTGTGGTCGCGAGCCCGGCTTCCTGTGCACCGACGGGTCGTCGTGGGTGCTGCTGCGCGGCGGCGCGTACGTGGGGCCGGAACCGGAGCTCGACATCGAGGTCCTCCGGCTCACGCTCGAGCGGCGGCTCGGCCTGGACGACGCCCAGGTCGGCTACGCCCACGACGAACCCTCCGCGCTCCGAGCCGCCCACCGAGGCGGCGGCGTGGCCATCCTGGTGAACCCGGTGGACGTCGCGACGGTGCAGCGGGTGGCCCAGAGCGGTGGCCGGATGCCCCGCAAGTCGACCTCCTTCGGCCCCAAACCCCGCACCGGCTTCGTCATGCGCGCCTTCCACGAGGACGCGGACAGCTAG
- a CDS encoding single-stranded DNA-binding protein, whose product MSAETSPLDDKNEVTLVGKVSATPQVRELPSGDSIVSVRVIVKRKGARPRPNSPTIDTIDCGAWTGRAKKTLERFQPGDVVEVTGALRRRFQRIDGGAISRYEVEVSGAKRLLKAA is encoded by the coding sequence ATGAGCGCCGAGACGAGCCCTCTCGACGACAAGAACGAGGTGACGCTGGTCGGCAAGGTGTCGGCCACGCCTCAGGTACGCGAACTGCCGAGCGGCGACTCGATCGTCTCGGTACGCGTGATCGTGAAGCGCAAGGGCGCGCGACCACGACCGAACTCGCCGACCATCGACACGATCGACTGCGGCGCCTGGACCGGTCGTGCGAAGAAGACACTGGAACGCTTCCAACCCGGCGACGTCGTGGAGGTCACCGGCGCTCTGCGCCGCCGCTTCCAACGCATCGACGGCGGCGCCATCAGCCGCTACGAGGTCGAGGTGTCCGGCGCCAAGCGCCTCCTCAAAGCCGCCTAG
- a CDS encoding NAD kinase → MKTDRRVLLVVHTGRPGAVHLAREAAARLGRAGVGVCVLDPDFADLAIDGAGAVAATESAANKCEIVMVLGGDGTILRGAEMARGSDVPLLGVNLGHVGFLAESERDDLDVTIDHVVHHKYTVEERMTIDVTVTLDGSVVSRQWALNEASVEKSARERMLEVVVEIDGRPLSSWGGDGIVAATPTGSTAYAFSAGGPIVWPSVEALLVVPLSAHALFARPLVVAPSSVIAVELQHRNPGPGVLWCDGRRTEDLAPGARIEVRRGAKPVRLARLHLGPFTDRLVAKFDLPVEGWRGRRNVSEAVGRAAANQRVSGS, encoded by the coding sequence GTGAAGACTGATCGGCGCGTACTCCTGGTCGTCCACACCGGCCGGCCGGGCGCGGTGCATCTGGCCCGCGAGGCCGCGGCTCGGCTGGGTCGCGCCGGCGTGGGCGTGTGCGTACTGGACCCCGACTTCGCCGACCTCGCGATCGACGGCGCGGGGGCGGTTGCCGCGACCGAGTCGGCCGCGAACAAGTGCGAGATCGTCATGGTGCTCGGCGGCGACGGCACGATCCTGCGCGGCGCGGAGATGGCGCGCGGGTCCGACGTACCGCTGCTGGGCGTGAACCTCGGGCACGTCGGCTTCCTGGCCGAGTCCGAGCGGGACGACCTCGACGTGACGATCGACCACGTGGTGCACCACAAGTACACGGTCGAGGAGCGGATGACGATCGATGTCACCGTCACGCTCGACGGGTCTGTCGTGAGCCGGCAGTGGGCTTTGAACGAGGCGAGCGTGGAGAAGTCCGCGCGGGAACGGATGCTCGAGGTCGTCGTCGAGATCGACGGCCGGCCGCTGTCCTCGTGGGGTGGGGACGGGATCGTGGCCGCGACGCCGACGGGCTCGACGGCGTACGCGTTCTCGGCTGGTGGGCCGATCGTGTGGCCTTCGGTGGAGGCTTTGCTGGTCGTTCCGTTGTCGGCGCATGCCCTGTTCGCGCGGCCTCTGGTGGTGGCTCCGTCGTCGGTGATCGCGGTGGAGTTGCAGCATCGCAACCCTGGTCCTGGGGTGCTGTGGTGCGACGGTCGGCGTACGGAGGACCTGGCGCCTGGCGCGCGGATCGAGGTGCGGCGCGGGGCGAAGCCGGTGCGGTTGGCGCGGCTGCATTTGGGGCCGTTCACCGACCGGTTGGTGGCGAAGTTCGACCTGCCCGTCGAGGGGTGGCGGGGGCGGCGGAACGTCTCGGAGGCTGTGGGACGGGCTGCGGCGAACCAGCGGGTTTCTGGGTCTTAG
- a CDS encoding TlyA family RNA methyltransferase, translated as MSRVRVDAELVRRGLARSREHAAELVAAGRVRIGRRAVSKPATAVPDGAVVSVAKSGVGNYVSRGGDKLVGALAAFPSLMVAGRRCLDAGASTGGFTEVLLDRGASMVVAVDVGHDQLVPQLRADPRVAVYERMNVRDLTAEQIGGVVELVVADLSFISLTLVLPALRASATEEADFVLLVKPQFEVGRARISKGGVVKDPELHAESIRTVASAAASLGLGVCGLSRSPLPGPAGNVEYFLWLRAGAGPLDLGGLSED; from the coding sequence GTGAGCCGGGTACGGGTGGACGCTGAGCTGGTCCGCCGCGGGCTGGCGCGCTCTCGGGAGCACGCCGCCGAACTGGTGGCCGCCGGCCGCGTTCGGATCGGTCGACGTGCCGTGAGCAAGCCGGCGACGGCTGTGCCCGACGGTGCTGTGGTGTCCGTCGCCAAGAGCGGTGTCGGGAACTACGTGTCGCGCGGCGGAGACAAGCTGGTCGGCGCCTTGGCGGCGTTCCCTTCCCTGATGGTCGCGGGTCGGCGGTGTCTCGACGCTGGTGCTTCGACCGGCGGGTTCACCGAGGTGCTGTTGGATCGCGGGGCCTCGATGGTCGTCGCCGTCGACGTCGGGCACGACCAGCTCGTGCCGCAGTTGCGGGCGGATCCGCGGGTCGCTGTGTACGAGCGGATGAACGTTCGCGACCTGACCGCCGAGCAGATCGGCGGCGTTGTGGAACTCGTGGTCGCCGATCTGTCGTTCATCTCGCTGACGCTCGTACTTCCGGCGCTGCGAGCTTCCGCGACCGAGGAGGCCGACTTCGTGCTGCTCGTCAAGCCTCAGTTCGAGGTCGGTCGCGCCCGGATCAGCAAGGGCGGCGTGGTGAAGGATCCCGAGCTGCACGCCGAGTCGATCCGTACGGTCGCGTCGGCGGCCGCCTCGTTGGGGCTGGGCGTTTGCGGGCTGAGCCGGAGTCCGCTGCCCGGCCCGGCGGGCAACGTGGAGTACTTCTTGTGGCTTCGTGCCGGCGCTGGGCCGCTCGATCTCGGAGGCTTGAGTGAAGACTGA
- the glnII gene encoding glutamine synthetase, which translates to MTYKAEYIWIDGTQPTARLRSKTKVLPDGAELPIWGFDGSSTNQAPGDKSDCVLRPVFSCPDPIRGGAHVLVLAEVELVDGTPHPSNTRAALTPIATEYASAEPLFGLEQEYTFFKDGRPLGFPSGGFPAPQGFYYCGVGADEVYGRDVVEAHLDACLEAGLSISGINAEVMPGQWEFQVGPLSPLDVADQLWVARWLLYRIAENFGVTATLDPKPVQGDWNGAGCHTNFSTKAMRSSYDPIISACEALGKNAEEHVRNYGAGIENRLTGSHETAPWTEYSYGVSDRGASVRIPWQVAQDQKGYIEDRRPNANVDPYVVTRLITDTVCSAAH; encoded by the coding sequence GTGACTTACAAGGCTGAATACATCTGGATCGACGGCACCCAACCCACCGCGCGACTCCGGTCGAAGACCAAGGTGCTGCCCGACGGCGCCGAGCTGCCCATCTGGGGGTTCGACGGATCGAGCACCAACCAGGCGCCCGGCGACAAGTCCGACTGCGTACTGCGTCCGGTGTTCTCCTGCCCGGACCCGATCCGCGGCGGCGCCCACGTGCTGGTGCTCGCCGAGGTCGAGCTGGTGGACGGGACACCGCACCCGAGCAACACGCGCGCGGCGCTGACCCCGATCGCGACCGAGTACGCCTCTGCCGAGCCGCTGTTCGGGCTCGAGCAGGAGTACACGTTCTTCAAGGACGGCCGGCCGCTGGGCTTCCCGTCGGGTGGCTTCCCGGCGCCGCAGGGGTTCTACTACTGCGGTGTCGGCGCGGACGAGGTGTACGGGCGGGACGTCGTCGAGGCGCATCTGGACGCCTGCCTCGAGGCGGGGCTGTCGATCTCCGGCATCAACGCCGAGGTCATGCCCGGGCAGTGGGAGTTCCAGGTCGGACCGCTGTCGCCGCTGGACGTGGCGGACCAGCTGTGGGTCGCGCGCTGGCTGCTGTACCGGATCGCGGAGAACTTCGGCGTCACCGCGACGCTCGACCCGAAGCCGGTGCAGGGCGACTGGAACGGGGCGGGCTGCCACACGAACTTCTCCACGAAGGCAATGCGTTCCTCGTACGACCCGATCATCTCCGCGTGCGAGGCGCTGGGGAAGAACGCCGAGGAGCACGTCCGCAACTACGGTGCCGGGATCGAGAACCGGTTGACCGGTTCACACGAGACCGCGCCGTGGACGGAGTACTCGTACGGCGTGTCCGACCGGGGCGCGTCGGTGCGGATCCCGTGGCAGGTCGCGCAGGACCAGAAGGGCTACATCGAGGACCGGCGGCCGAACGCGAACGTGGACCCGTACGTGGTGACGCGGCTGATCACCGACACGGTCTGTAGCGCGGCTCACTAA
- the recN gene encoding DNA repair protein RecN, producing MLEEIRIQGLGVIEDAELELDPGLTVVTGETGAGKTMVVTGLSLLLGGRADPGLVRPSVDRAIVEGRVRLDPKSPAAERAQEAGATLEDDTLIIVRTVSREGRSRAFAGGTSVPNSVLGDLAEDLVALHGQNDQIQLLRPARQRLILDRYAGDPVAKPLAIYREKYQRLAAVDAELADLVARARDRAQEADLLRFGLGEIEAVDPQPGEDDELSTESGRLGHADALRRSAEEAHLALVGDEDPSASATDVLTLLASARKSLDGVREHDPQLAALSDRVAEASMLVADAGADLASYAAGVDTDPARLQAVGERRAALAALTRKYGDTVDEVLAWSAKAAERLADLDGSDDRIDTLRSERAAQFAELGELATTISNERQIAAERLGEAVSEELTALAMPHAVLTASVTQTDATDNGLDVDGRQLSYGPHGVDDIELLLTPHRGAPARPVQRGASGGELSRVMLAVEVVFAGTDGVPTFVFDEVDAGVGGKAAVEIGRRLAMLAKAAQVVVVTHLPQVAAFADRHYVVRKADDGSVTRSGLVRLDDQSRVEELARMLAGLEDSASARAHAEELLATAAKSRKKSRRR from the coding sequence ATGCTGGAAGAGATTCGCATCCAAGGTCTCGGCGTGATCGAGGACGCCGAGTTGGAGCTCGACCCGGGACTCACCGTCGTGACCGGGGAGACAGGCGCGGGCAAGACCATGGTGGTCACCGGCCTGTCCCTGCTGCTCGGCGGCCGCGCCGACCCGGGGCTGGTCCGACCGAGCGTCGACCGGGCGATCGTCGAGGGCCGCGTACGGCTGGACCCGAAGTCGCCCGCGGCCGAGCGCGCCCAAGAAGCCGGCGCGACGCTCGAGGACGACACGCTGATCATCGTCCGTACGGTTTCCCGCGAGGGCCGCTCCCGCGCGTTCGCCGGCGGGACGAGCGTGCCCAACAGCGTGCTCGGCGACCTCGCCGAGGACCTCGTCGCGCTGCACGGCCAGAACGACCAGATCCAGCTGCTCCGCCCGGCGCGGCAGCGGCTGATCCTGGACCGCTACGCCGGCGACCCCGTCGCCAAGCCGCTGGCCATCTATCGCGAGAAGTACCAGCGCCTCGCCGCCGTCGATGCCGAGCTGGCCGACCTGGTCGCCCGCGCGCGGGACCGCGCCCAAGAGGCCGATCTGCTGAGGTTCGGCCTCGGCGAGATCGAGGCCGTCGACCCGCAGCCCGGCGAGGACGACGAGCTCTCCACCGAGTCGGGAAGGCTCGGCCATGCCGACGCGTTGCGGCGCAGCGCCGAGGAGGCCCACCTCGCGCTCGTCGGCGACGAGGACCCCAGCGCGAGCGCGACCGACGTTCTCACCCTGCTCGCCTCTGCGCGCAAGTCGCTCGACGGCGTCCGCGAGCACGACCCGCAGCTCGCGGCGCTGTCGGACCGGGTCGCGGAGGCGTCGATGCTCGTCGCCGACGCCGGCGCCGACCTCGCGTCGTACGCCGCGGGCGTCGACACCGACCCCGCCCGACTGCAGGCCGTGGGGGAGCGCCGCGCCGCCCTGGCGGCGCTGACGAGGAAGTACGGCGACACCGTCGACGAGGTCCTCGCCTGGTCCGCCAAGGCCGCCGAACGGCTCGCCGACCTGGACGGCTCCGACGACCGCATCGACACGCTGAGGTCCGAACGCGCCGCGCAGTTCGCCGAGCTCGGCGAGCTCGCGACCACGATCTCCAACGAACGCCAGATCGCCGCCGAACGCCTCGGCGAGGCGGTCTCCGAGGAGCTCACCGCGCTCGCGATGCCGCACGCCGTCCTGACCGCGTCGGTCACGCAGACCGACGCGACCGACAACGGGCTGGACGTCGACGGCCGCCAGCTCTCCTACGGCCCGCACGGCGTCGACGACATCGAGCTACTGCTCACCCCGCACCGCGGCGCCCCGGCGAGGCCGGTCCAGCGCGGCGCGTCCGGCGGTGAGCTGTCGCGGGTGATGCTCGCGGTCGAGGTGGTGTTCGCCGGCACGGACGGCGTTCCCACGTTCGTCTTCGACGAGGTCGACGCCGGCGTCGGCGGCAAGGCCGCGGTCGAGATCGGCCGCCGCCTCGCGATGCTCGCCAAGGCCGCGCAGGTCGTCGTGGTCACGCACCTGCCGCAGGTCGCCGCGTTCGCCGACCGGCACTACGTCGTACGCAAGGCCGACGACGGCTCGGTCACGCGCAGCGGGCTCGTGAGGCTGGACGACCAGAGCCGGGTCGAGGAGCTGGCCCGGATGCTCGCGGGCCTCGAGGACTCCGCGAGCGCCCGGGCGCACGCCGAAGAGCTGCTCGCGACGGCAGCGAAGTCGCGCAAGAAGTCACGCCGTCGCTGA
- a CDS encoding dihydrofolate reductase family protein yields MRSLIVSCNLTVDGFMSGAGDTLASLEFITPDRQQENELAARFRSTADTWVAGRQTFLDMHAFWSTAEGDMAKWLNETPKVVLSTDPGFDVSIWEGTTLLAGDGVENVRQLKESSGQALVAFGGVKTLRSLVAAELVDEYWLKVSPTVVGRGGSMFADLAERRPLTLRDAKPYPSGLVELSYSAPSATA; encoded by the coding sequence ATGAGATCACTCATCGTTTCGTGCAACCTGACCGTCGACGGCTTCATGTCCGGAGCGGGCGACACCCTCGCCTCGCTGGAGTTCATCACCCCCGACCGGCAGCAGGAGAACGAGCTGGCCGCGCGGTTCCGGTCGACGGCCGACACCTGGGTCGCCGGGCGCCAGACGTTCCTCGACATGCACGCCTTCTGGTCGACCGCGGAAGGCGACATGGCGAAGTGGCTGAACGAGACACCGAAGGTCGTGCTGTCCACCGATCCCGGCTTCGACGTCTCGATCTGGGAGGGCACGACCCTGCTCGCCGGCGATGGGGTGGAGAACGTGCGGCAGCTGAAGGAGTCGTCCGGCCAGGCGCTGGTGGCGTTCGGCGGCGTGAAGACGCTGCGGTCGCTGGTGGCGGCGGAGCTCGTCGACGAGTACTGGCTGAAGGTCAGCCCGACCGTGGTCGGTCGTGGCGGGTCGATGTTCGCTGACCTCGCCGAACGCCGTCCGCTGACGCTGCGGGACGCGAAGCCGTACCCGTCCGGTCTGGTCGAGCTGTCGTACTCAGCGCCCTCAGCGACGGCGTGA
- the steA gene encoding putative cytokinetic ring protein SteA, with protein sequence MRRNRPAPLPGVTGVARLDRRTKNLTKRLRPGDIAIIDHIDLDRVSAESLVSAKVAAVVNVAPSVSGRYPNLGPSILVEAGIPLLDGVGGEVFSQVAEGDKVRVDGKVLYKGEEQICVGADQTVNSIEAAMEEARAGLATQLEAFAANTMEYVRRERDLLLDGVGMPEIETKLEGRHVLVVVRGYDYRDDLTALRPYIREYRPVLIGVDGGADALLEAHYKPDLILGDMDSVSDTALRSGAELVVHAYRNGKAPGLDRLERLGLDSVIFPATGMSDDVAMLLADTKGADLIVAVGTRFSVVEFLDKGRDGAASTFLTRLRVGGKLVDAKGVSRLYTARIQTWHIVLLLIAGLLAVFVALAATPAGQAWLEVVGIRLNDFIYWARGLFT encoded by the coding sequence TTGCGTCGTAACCGACCGGCCCCGCTGCCCGGTGTCACTGGCGTCGCGCGGCTGGACCGGCGTACGAAGAACCTCACCAAGCGACTCCGTCCCGGGGACATCGCGATCATCGACCACATCGACCTCGATCGGGTCAGTGCCGAGTCACTCGTCTCCGCCAAGGTCGCCGCCGTCGTGAACGTCGCCCCCAGCGTCAGCGGACGCTATCCGAACCTCGGTCCGAGCATCCTCGTCGAGGCCGGCATCCCGCTGCTCGACGGCGTCGGCGGCGAGGTGTTCAGCCAGGTCGCCGAGGGCGACAAGGTCCGGGTCGACGGCAAGGTCCTCTACAAGGGCGAAGAGCAGATCTGCGTCGGCGCCGACCAGACCGTCAACTCCATCGAGGCCGCGATGGAGGAGGCCCGCGCCGGCCTCGCCACGCAGCTCGAGGCGTTCGCGGCGAACACGATGGAGTACGTACGCCGCGAGCGCGACCTGCTGCTCGACGGCGTCGGCATGCCCGAGATCGAGACGAAGCTCGAGGGCCGGCACGTGCTCGTCGTCGTCCGCGGGTACGACTACCGCGACGACCTCACCGCGCTCCGCCCGTACATCCGCGAGTACCGCCCGGTGCTGATCGGCGTCGACGGCGGCGCGGACGCGCTGCTCGAGGCGCACTACAAGCCGGACCTGATCCTCGGCGACATGGACTCCGTGTCCGACACCGCGCTCCGCAGCGGCGCCGAGCTCGTCGTGCACGCGTACCGCAACGGCAAGGCGCCCGGACTGGACCGGCTCGAACGCCTCGGCCTGGACAGCGTGATCTTCCCGGCGACCGGCATGAGTGACGACGTCGCGATGCTGCTCGCCGACACCAAGGGCGCCGACCTGATCGTGGCTGTGGGCACGAGATTCTCCGTCGTGGAGTTCCTCGACAAAGGTCGCGACGGCGCCGCGAGTACGTTCCTCACCAGGCTGCGCGTCGGCGGCAAGCTCGTCGACGCCAAGGGCGTGAGCCGGCTCTACACCGCCAGGATCCAGACCTGGCACATCGTGCTGCTGCTGATCGCCGGCCTGCTCGCCGTCTTCGTCGCGCTCGCCGCCACTCCCGCCGGCCAGGCCTGGCTCGAGGTCGTCGGGATCCGGCTGAACGACTTCATCTACTGGGCTCGAGGTCTCTTCACGTGA
- a CDS encoding copper transporter has protein sequence MIDFRFFLVSIAAVFLALAVGVALGAGPLKGEFDQQLRANVEQLGKEKDQLRDQMEALEQSDRYRDTFASTIAPGLLTDKLNNHQVVVVALPGADKGVVKNLADTVKASGGTVTGTVQVTAKWGDATNRQFLEDLATQLVTGDVTVPNDSTTYDRAGALLARALVTKDPKAVGQADSATPTIMGAFGEGDLVNAPGDLRRGDLAVVVAPHITPDTKPQEGDDVNDAWVALAKAMDSQSLGAVLAGDTSAASSDLGALNRLRADAKASSVVSSVDVADLPSGQIAVVWALLEQTQGKAGQYGAVGTTDGALPKLSDAS, from the coding sequence GTGATCGACTTCCGCTTCTTCCTCGTCTCGATCGCTGCCGTCTTCCTCGCCCTGGCCGTTGGTGTCGCCCTTGGCGCCGGGCCGTTGAAGGGCGAGTTCGACCAGCAGCTCCGCGCGAACGTCGAGCAGCTCGGCAAGGAGAAGGACCAGCTGCGCGACCAGATGGAGGCGCTGGAGCAGTCCGATCGCTACCGCGACACGTTCGCGTCGACGATCGCCCCGGGCCTGCTCACCGACAAGCTGAACAACCACCAGGTCGTCGTCGTCGCGCTGCCCGGCGCCGACAAGGGGGTCGTGAAGAACCTCGCCGACACGGTCAAGGCGTCCGGCGGCACGGTCACCGGCACGGTCCAGGTCACTGCCAAGTGGGGCGACGCGACCAACCGGCAGTTCCTCGAGGACCTCGCCACGCAGCTCGTCACCGGCGACGTGACGGTGCCGAACGACAGCACGACGTACGACCGTGCCGGTGCGCTGCTCGCCCGCGCGCTCGTGACGAAGGACCCGAAGGCCGTCGGTCAGGCGGACTCCGCGACGCCGACGATCATGGGCGCGTTCGGCGAGGGCGACCTCGTGAACGCGCCGGGCGACCTGCGCCGGGGCGACCTCGCGGTCGTCGTCGCGCCGCACATCACGCCGGACACCAAGCCGCAGGAGGGCGACGACGTGAACGACGCGTGGGTCGCGCTCGCCAAGGCGATGGACAGCCAGAGCCTCGGCGCGGTGCTCGCCGGCGACACGTCCGCGGCCTCCTCCGACCTCGGCGCGCTGAACAGGCTGCGCGCGGACGCGAAGGCGAGCTCGGTGGTGTCGTCGGTCGACGTGGCCGACCTGCCGAGCGGTCAGATCGCCGTCGTGTGGGCCCTGCTCGAACAGACCCAGGGGAAGGCCGGGCAGTATGGCGCCGTGGGAACGACGGACGGCGCCCTGCCCAAGCTCTCGGACGCGTCGTGA
- the murJ gene encoding murein biosynthesis integral membrane protein MurJ — protein sequence MRRLGAGLAGAALVVGVVTIIARAAGFGRWLVFSKTVGDTCLGDAYNTANQLPNVVFEIVAGGALASVVVPVLARAFARDDKAEASRSFSALLTWTLLALTPVAVLAALAAGPYAQLMLGTHPGCPDETVAVTARMLLVFVPQLWFYGLAVVASGTLQAQNRFLAAALAPLASSLIVASAYVAFGVLAGGQLDVSQVPPAAVWTLAVGTTAGVVALALTVVVPLARSGLSFRPSLRFPEGVGRQARVLATAGIAALVAQQLVTLVITWLANHRGDSGTLTLYTWAFAIFMLPYAVLAAPVATTVFPKVSAQVEGFERTSALAVRAVALLGLLGGALLAGTAVPMARVFVLGPGGGSTDTLATALVAFAVAVPSYGLLILAGRLLYARGRGGLAAIGTVLGWVVVAGVAVPLTAAVGERGVAAALGGSMSAGLLVGALVLLSFVGVEAGRTALDGLPRALGAGLLAAVVAATAGQLIGQFFGGSGLLTACAGALASAMVVTTVFAGIVAVLDRSDARLALARLRRRPEQ from the coding sequence ATGAGACGGCTCGGCGCCGGCCTAGCCGGCGCTGCCCTGGTCGTCGGCGTCGTCACGATCATCGCCCGCGCCGCGGGCTTCGGCCGCTGGCTCGTCTTCTCCAAGACCGTCGGCGACACCTGCCTCGGCGACGCGTACAACACCGCGAACCAGCTGCCGAACGTCGTCTTCGAGATCGTCGCCGGCGGCGCGCTCGCGTCCGTCGTCGTCCCCGTCCTCGCCCGCGCCTTCGCCCGCGACGACAAGGCCGAGGCGTCCCGTTCGTTCTCCGCGCTGCTCACCTGGACGCTGCTGGCGCTCACCCCGGTCGCCGTCCTCGCGGCGCTCGCGGCCGGTCCGTACGCGCAGCTGATGCTCGGTACCCATCCCGGCTGCCCCGACGAGACGGTGGCGGTCACGGCGCGGATGTTGCTCGTCTTCGTGCCGCAGCTGTGGTTCTACGGCCTCGCGGTCGTCGCCTCGGGCACGTTGCAGGCACAGAATCGGTTCCTCGCCGCCGCGCTGGCTCCACTGGCGAGCAGCCTGATCGTGGCCAGTGCGTACGTCGCGTTCGGCGTCCTCGCCGGCGGCCAGCTCGACGTGAGCCAGGTCCCGCCGGCCGCGGTGTGGACGCTCGCTGTGGGGACGACGGCTGGTGTCGTCGCGCTCGCGCTGACCGTCGTGGTCCCGCTGGCGCGGTCGGGGCTGTCGTTCCGGCCGTCGCTGCGCTTTCCCGAAGGGGTCGGCCGGCAGGCTCGCGTGCTCGCGACGGCGGGGATCGCCGCGCTCGTCGCGCAGCAGCTCGTCACGCTGGTGATCACCTGGTTGGCCAACCACCGTGGCGATTCCGGCACGCTGACGCTCTACACTTGGGCGTTCGCGATCTTCATGCTCCCGTACGCCGTCCTCGCCGCTCCGGTCGCGACGACCGTGTTCCCGAAGGTCTCGGCGCAGGTCGAGGGCTTCGAACGGACCTCGGCCCTCGCCGTCCGCGCCGTCGCGCTGCTCGGCCTGCTCGGCGGCGCGCTGCTCGCGGGGACGGCCGTGCCGATGGCGCGGGTGTTCGTGCTCGGGCCCGGTGGTGGCAGTACGGACACGCTCGCGACCGCGTTAGTGGCGTTCGCGGTCGCCGTTCCCTCGTACGGGCTGTTGATCCTGGCCGGCCGGCTGCTCTACGCGCGGGGTCGGGGCGGGCTCGCGGCGATCGGCACCGTGCTCGGCTGGGTCGTTGTGGCCGGCGTCGCGGTTCCGCTGACGGCTGCCGTGGGGGAGCGCGGCGTCGCGGCCGCGCTCGGTGGGTCGATGTCCGCCGGACTGCTGGTCGGCGCGCTCGTTCTGCTCTCGTTCGTCGGCGTCGAGGCCGGCCGTACCGCTTTGGATGGTTTGCCCCGAGCTCTCGGCGCGGGCCTGCTCGCCGCGGTCGTCGCGGCGACGGCCGGGCAGCTGATCGGGCAATTCTTCGGCGGTAGTGGACTGCTCACAGCCTGTGCGGGAGCCCTCGCTTCTGCCATGGTGGTGACGACAGTGTTCGCTGGCATCGTGGCGGTGCTGGACCGGTCGGACGCGCGCCTGGCGCTCGCTCGACTGCGAAGGAGGCCAGAACAATGA